Genomic segment of Thermoanaerobaculia bacterium:
CCGGACGGGGACGCGGATTCCGCCGGGTCCCGCCAGGTGACGCTTGCGCGAGCCCGGAATCGGGTCGGTCGTCACGACGGAATTGGTCGGCGAATCCCCCGCCCGGCTCCTCATGGTTCCCCCGCCGCGATTCTATAATCCGGACGACCGTGTTGAGAAGCTCGTTCGCGTTCGCCGCGGCCCTGCTCGTCGCGGGGGGCGCGGCGGGCGGCGACGTCCCTCTCGCGGCGCCGCAGGCGGAAGAAGCGAACGTGCTCGCCCGCCGGGCCGTCGAGGCGCTCGCGCGGCACCGCACGCCGTTTCCCGGAGGGATCTTCGACGAGCGATCTCTCGTCGCCGCCGCGGTCGGGGAGGATCTCGCTCCGCGGCTCACCCCGAGGCAGCGCCGGGAGATCGTCGAGAGGATGATCGATTGGTTCGGCGGGCCCTTCTCCGCGCGGGCGATCCCCGCGAAGCCCCCGCTCGCGCTCGGAATCCGCGCGGAAGGCGGCGACGCGATCGCCGCGCTCCTCGTCGCCGTCTCGTCGGGATACCTGAAGACGGAGTGGCGGATCCGCAATCCCGGGCCCGAAGGACGCATCGAGGACGTCGCCCTGACCGATCTGGGACGATCGCTCCGCCAGGAGGCCGTCCAGGCGCTCGGCCCTCCGCCGGTCGCACGGCCGCGGCGCCGCTCCGAGGAAGCGCGGCGCGCCGCCTGGCCGCGCGCGGCGGGACTCGTCGGCGTCCTGATCGTGGCGTTCCTCTTCTCGCGGCGCGCGAAGCCGCGCGAACGGGTCGTCGTGCTGCTCGCGGCGGCCGCGCCCGCCCTCCTCTTCGCCGCCGACGGATACCTCGCCGTCTCCCGCATCTGGAACGAGCCGATCGAGGTCCGCCTGTCGGACGGGCCGCCGTGGGGATATCCGCTGCAGCAGTTCCAGCTCGCCGTCGCCCGCGGGAATCGCTCCCGGGCGCGCGCCGCCGCCGGCGCCGCGATCTCGCTCGGCGCCGCGCCCGAGCCCCTCCATCTCGTCCTCGGCCGGCTCGCCGAGGAAGCGGGGGACGTGCCGGAAGCGCAGTCGTCGTATACGCGGGCGCTCGCTCCCCCGAAACCGGCGCCGGGCGGATGGGCCGGTCTCGCCCGGCTCGACACGGCGGCGGGCCGCGACACGGAGGCGCTCCGGAACTGGACGCGGTACTTCGCGGCCGCCCCTCCCGATCCCAACTCGCTCTTCTTCGAAGCGGTCGCCTACGGCCACCTCCGCGACTGGGAGGGAGCGCAGGGCGCCCTCGCCCGCGCGCTCTCGCTCGACCCCTCGGCGGCCGACCTCTACGCCCTCAGTGCGAGCCTCTACGGCGCCGCCGGCGATGCGGCGAACGCGATCGCGCGCCTGCGGGACGAGGAGAAGATCCGTCCGCTCGATCGCTCCCGGCTCGCGGCCGACGGAAACTTCACGCCGATCGCCGAGGATCCGGGCTGGAAGGCGTTCCTGGAGGAGAAGAAGCCCTGACGATGCCGCGAGTCCGCCTCTCGGGTCATCGGCTCCTCCGCGTGGAAGTTTCGGGGATCGCGCCCTTCTTCGGCTTTCCGGGCGGTCCGCTGTAGAACGCGGAGAGCGCTTCGACGACGCCCCGGGCCACGTTTTCCCGGTAGGTCCGCGTCTGGATGAGCGCGTGGTCCTCGGGATTGTTGAGATTGCACACCTCGAGGAGGACGCGGGCCGGAATCGCGTTGTATCGGATGACCGCGGGGACCCACTCGCGACCCGAGCGGATGACGCTCTGGCGGATCGGGTTGAACGCGTGGACGGCGAGGCCGTCTCGCCGGAAGCTCCCGACGAGATCCTCCGCGAACTGCCGCGATACGCCCTCGGATTCGAGGCGCTCGCGCCGGGAAAAGGAGACGCGCGGCTCCTGCCGGTACTCCCGGCGCGCCTCGTAGACGGCCCCCGACTTTCCGAACGAGCTCTTGAGGAGCCGCTCGCCCGGGATGTACACCATCGAGCCGCGCACCGAGGGATGGAGCGAGTCGGCGTGGATCGAGAGGAAGACCACGCGGGAACGGTCGCCGCCGCGCCGCACGGCCGTGCGGAGCAGCGCGTTCGAGAGATACCAGCGGAGATGGACGCCCGCGACCGTGTCCTCGATCGGATAGGGCGGCGTCGTCATGACGCGTCCGCCCGACGATGCCGGGAGCCGGTCGCGGTCCGGGATCGCCGCCGAGCTCCCGTCCTCGACGGTGCAGACCACCTTCGCCTTCGTGTGCCGCCGCAGCAGGTCCGCGATCCGCATCGTGATGTCGTAGACGTAGCGCGACTCGGCGACGCCGTCGACGAGCGCCCCCGTGTCGCGTCCCCCGTGTCCCGGGTCGAGGACGACCGTCACGCCCTTCAGGTCCGTCGCCCGGATCCGATTGACGAACTGCGCGGTCTCGAGGAGCGAGCGCTCGTGCTCCCGGCGGGCAGGATCGTCGGGCGGCCGGTATTCCGGGAGGAGGTCGTCGCGCGGGATCTTCACCGCGAAGCCGACCGGGATCGCTCGCACGTCGGTGATCCCGCTCCGCGCGGCGATCTTCGCCGCTTCCGCGTTGACGTCCTCGGCGTGGACGAGCCCGGTGAAGCGGGCGACGACGGCGGAATACAGCGCCTCCCCCTTCTGCAGCCGGTACAGCGCGTACTTCCCCGACCCGTCGGAGCCGTAGGAGAGCGCGGGAAGCGCCGCAGACTCGGCGGCGAGGGCCTCGGAGCGGAAACCGGGAAGGAGGAGCGACGAGGGAATCTCGATCTTCTGCCCCTTCTCGGTCTCGAGCGAGGCGAGGGAGTTCGCCCGGCGGATCTCCGTGTACCGGGCGCCGTCTCCCGTGAACCACTCGGCGATGCGCCAGAGGCTCTCCGGCGAGCCGGCGGGCGCGGTGACGAGGTGCGTCCACGACTCGGGGTGCCCCGAGTCCTCCGGAAAGAGCGCC
This window contains:
- a CDS encoding tetratricopeptide repeat protein; the protein is MLRSSFAFAAALLVAGGAAGGDVPLAAPQAEEANVLARRAVEALARHRTPFPGGIFDERSLVAAAVGEDLAPRLTPRQRREIVERMIDWFGGPFSARAIPAKPPLALGIRAEGGDAIAALLVAVSSGYLKTEWRIRNPGPEGRIEDVALTDLGRSLRQEAVQALGPPPVARPRRRSEEARRAAWPRAAGLVGVLIVAFLFSRRAKPRERVVVLLAAAAPALLFAADGYLAVSRIWNEPIEVRLSDGPPWGYPLQQFQLAVARGNRSRARAAAGAAISLGAAPEPLHLVLGRLAEEAGDVPEAQSSYTRALAPPKPAPGGWAGLARLDTAAGRDTEALRNWTRYFAAAPPDPNSLFFEAVAYGHLRDWEGAQGALARALSLDPSAADLYALSASLYGAAGDAANAIARLRDEEKIRPLDRSRLAADGNFTPIAEDPGWKAFLEEKKP
- a CDS encoding N-acetylmuramoyl-L-alanine amidase, giving the protein MRRFRTKGIRVAAVFAAVFASAFPGLPAAVAGAAVEDPEFVRTAVVSPELKVSIARGDLVFLFAKPLPGEGVEAFARRFSEDPKTQEKILALNHREKVGAAGVFLRVPYELLSDNYKKIAMQALFPEDSGHPESWTHLVTAPAGSPESLWRIAEWFTGDGARYTEIRRANSLASLETEKGQKIEIPSSLLLPGFRSEALAAESAALPALSYGSDGSGKYALYRLQKGEALYSAVVARFTGLVHAEDVNAEAAKIAARSGITDVRAIPVGFAVKIPRDDLLPEYRPPDDPARREHERSLLETAQFVNRIRATDLKGVTVVLDPGHGGRDTGALVDGVAESRYVYDITMRIADLLRRHTKAKVVCTVEDGSSAAIPDRDRLPASSGGRVMTTPPYPIEDTVAGVHLRWYLSNALLRTAVRRGGDRSRVVFLSIHADSLHPSVRGSMVYIPGERLLKSSFGKSGAVYEARREYRQEPRVSFSRRERLESEGVSRQFAEDLVGSFRRDGLAVHAFNPIRQSVIRSGREWVPAVIRYNAIPARVLLEVCNLNNPEDHALIQTRTYRENVARGVVEALSAFYSGPPGKPKKGAIPETSTRRSR